Proteins encoded in a region of the Quercus lobata isolate SW786 chromosome 8, ValleyOak3.0 Primary Assembly, whole genome shotgun sequence genome:
- the LOC115957610 gene encoding probable aminotransferase TAT2 isoform X1, whose protein sequence is MENGSLNHGVDTGSTITIKGILSLLMQNITSNKRVISLGMGDPSAYSCFHTTHVAQEAVVDALQSDKFNGYAPTVGLPQTRRAIAEYLSRDLPYKLSSDDVFITSGCTQAIDVSLAMLAHPGANILLPRPGFPIYELCAGFRHLEVRYVDLLPDKGWEVDLDAVDALVDHNTVALVVINPGNPCGNVYSYEHLKKIAETAKKHKILIIADEVYGHLAFGKNPFVPMGVFGSEVPVLTLGSLSKRWIVPGWRLGWFVTSDPSGMYREPKTVERIKKYFDILGGPATFIQAAVPHILGQTDEAFFKKTINLLKNASDILCDTIKEIPCITCPLKPEGSMAVMVKLNISLLEDISDDIDFCFKLAKEESVVILPGIAVGLKNWLRITFAVDSSFLEEGLRRTKSFCQRHAKQLQRY, encoded by the exons ATGGAGAATGGAAGTCTCAACCATGGTGTGGACACGGGTTCAACCATCACCATCAAAGGCATTCTTAGCCTGTTAATGCAAAATATTACTAGTAACAAGAGGGTGATTTCTCTAGGCATGGGTGACCCTTCTGCTTATTCCTGCTTTCATACTACCCATGTTGCTCAAGAGGCTGTTGTTGATGCTCTCCAATCTGACAAGTTCAATGGTTATGCACCAACTGTTGGTCTTCCTCAAACTAGAAG AGCAATTGCTGAATATTTGTCTCGTGATCTTCCATACAAGTTATCATCTGATGATGTTTTTATCACCTCTGGTTGCACACAAGCCATTGATGTTTCGCTGGCAATGCTTGCCCACCCTGGTGCAAATATCTTGCTTCCAAGGCCAGGCTTCCCAATTTATGAACTTTGTGCTGGATTTAGGCATCTTGAAGTTCGGTACGTTGATCTTCTCCCTGATAAAGGCTGGGAGGTTGATCTTGATGCCGTTGATGCTCTTGTAGATCACAACACTGTTGCATTGGTAGTTATAAACCCTGGGAATCCTTGTGGAAATGTATACAGTTACGAACATCTAAAGAAG ATCGCAGAAACTGCAAAAAAGCATAAAATTCTTATAATTGCTGACGAAGTATATGGGCACCTTGCTTTTGGGAAAAATCCATTTGTGCCAATGGGAGTTTTTGGATCTGAAGTTCCTGTTCTCACACTTGGGTCTCTATCAAAGAGATGGATAGTTCCCGGATGGCGACTTGGTTGGTTTGTGACAAGTGATCCAAGTGGCATGTATCGGGAACccaag aCCGTCGAGCGTATTAAGAAGTATTTTGATATTCTGGGGGGCCCTGCAACCTTCATtcag GCAGCGGTTCCCCACATCCTTGGGCAAACTGATGAGGCTTTCTTCAAGAAAACTATTAATTTGCTAAAGAATGCATCAGATATTCTCTGTGATACCATAAAGGAGATCCCTTGCATTACTTGTCCCCTAAAACCTGAGGGATCTATGGCAGTAATG GTGAAATTGAATATTTCGCTACTGGAAGACATCAGTGATGATATTGATTTCTGTTTCAAGCTGGCCAAAGAGGAATCAGTTGTCATTCTTCCAG gaaTTGCTGTGGGGCTAAAAAATTGGCTTCGTATTACTTTTGCTGttgattcttcttttcttgaaGAAGGTTTAAGAAGGACGAAATCCTTTTGTCAAAGACATGCAAAACAGTTACAAAGATACTAA
- the LOC115957610 gene encoding probable aminotransferase TAT2 isoform X2 yields the protein MENGSLNHGVDTGSTITIKGILSLLMQNITSNKRVISLGMGDPSAYSCFHTTHVAQEAVVDALQSDKFNGYAPTVGLPQTRRAIAEYLSRDLPYKLSSDDVFITSGCTQAIDVSLAMLAHPGANILLPRPGFPIYELCAGFRHLEVRYVDLLPDKGWEVDLDAVDALVDHNTVALVVINPGNPCGNVYSYEHLKKIAETAKKHKILIIADEVYGHLAFGKNPFVPMGVFGSEVPVLTLGSLSKRWIVPGWRLGWFVTSDPSGMYREPKTVERIKKYFDILGGPATFIQAAVPHILGQTDEAFFKKTINLLKNASDILCDTIKEIPCITCPLKPEGSMAVMTSVMILISVSSWPKRNQLSFFQELLWG from the exons ATGGAGAATGGAAGTCTCAACCATGGTGTGGACACGGGTTCAACCATCACCATCAAAGGCATTCTTAGCCTGTTAATGCAAAATATTACTAGTAACAAGAGGGTGATTTCTCTAGGCATGGGTGACCCTTCTGCTTATTCCTGCTTTCATACTACCCATGTTGCTCAAGAGGCTGTTGTTGATGCTCTCCAATCTGACAAGTTCAATGGTTATGCACCAACTGTTGGTCTTCCTCAAACTAGAAG AGCAATTGCTGAATATTTGTCTCGTGATCTTCCATACAAGTTATCATCTGATGATGTTTTTATCACCTCTGGTTGCACACAAGCCATTGATGTTTCGCTGGCAATGCTTGCCCACCCTGGTGCAAATATCTTGCTTCCAAGGCCAGGCTTCCCAATTTATGAACTTTGTGCTGGATTTAGGCATCTTGAAGTTCGGTACGTTGATCTTCTCCCTGATAAAGGCTGGGAGGTTGATCTTGATGCCGTTGATGCTCTTGTAGATCACAACACTGTTGCATTGGTAGTTATAAACCCTGGGAATCCTTGTGGAAATGTATACAGTTACGAACATCTAAAGAAG ATCGCAGAAACTGCAAAAAAGCATAAAATTCTTATAATTGCTGACGAAGTATATGGGCACCTTGCTTTTGGGAAAAATCCATTTGTGCCAATGGGAGTTTTTGGATCTGAAGTTCCTGTTCTCACACTTGGGTCTCTATCAAAGAGATGGATAGTTCCCGGATGGCGACTTGGTTGGTTTGTGACAAGTGATCCAAGTGGCATGTATCGGGAACccaag aCCGTCGAGCGTATTAAGAAGTATTTTGATATTCTGGGGGGCCCTGCAACCTTCATtcag GCAGCGGTTCCCCACATCCTTGGGCAAACTGATGAGGCTTTCTTCAAGAAAACTATTAATTTGCTAAAGAATGCATCAGATATTCTCTGTGATACCATAAAGGAGATCCCTTGCATTACTTGTCCCCTAAAACCTGAGGGATCTATGGCAGTAATG ACATCAGTGATGATATTGATTTCTGTTTCAAGCTGGCCAAAGAGGAATCAGTTGTCATTCTTCCAG gaaTTGCTGTGGGGCTAA